Within the Medicago truncatula cultivar Jemalong A17 chromosome 4, MtrunA17r5.0-ANR, whole genome shotgun sequence genome, the region TGTGATCTGTCCTCTAAACAGTAATGTCTATTTTTTTGCTTCTGCAGGTGTGGGAATAAATAATTATCTGACAAAGATTATCTTTTTACCGCTAATCTTGTTGTGTTTGTGCCATTGTCTGAACATCTCTGTCACTTGCACTATCTAAATTTGAAGTAATTGCTTTTCCTTTGTAGAATGGACACGTTAAGAAAATATCATCCTATTTCTGGTTCTGAGGGATTACTTGAACTTCGGAAGCTTGCTCAAAGGTTTGAAGATAAGATCTATACTGATGCGGCAAGCCAGGTACATTCATTACGAGTATTGTGCAGTCTCCACTTTCATTCATGGTTATTCGTGAAACTATGTTGTATTGTAGTATATATCAATACAGCCTACTTTAGCTGTGTATAACCTATAAAATAACAGTCCTAACAAACAGTTATTCTCATTGTAACGAACTGAATCAAATAAGTTAGAGGGATTTGATCAATTATCATCACGTAATCATAACCAACTTTTGATCAATAAAGAATATTCATATTCTCTTTCTCAAAGATAGCTTAGGTTTCTACTATATTGAACATCGATTATTTAACTTGATACTGGTGTTCCTTCTTTTCAGTCTGATTATTTGCgaaaaatatctttgaaaatggTAACAATGGAGAATAAATCTCAAAACACCATGGCCAACAATTTGCCATCAAATGAAGGTGGTCCCAGAAATAATCTGCCCGGTCAAGGTAAGCATATGTTTTCTAGGGAATTGGTGGTTGTATTCATGTATGATACCAAAGTTGGCaaatcttatttaattatttatgtaattaaaTATTGAGAGATGTTGATTTAGATCCCTTAAACTTTGGGGCATTTGCAAAGAACTAGCAGAAACTGAGTGTAGCCTTATTTTGTTACTTAAACTTTAAAAAGTAAATGTTAGCATGTTcccttagagtgtgtttggataaaGTATTTTAATGAGGGAATGTAATTTTTTGGAGAATTTAAATTGACTTGACCCAAATTCTATTGTTTGGGAAAATATTtaagtcatttttaaaattcaaagcATTTTGATAAGAATTTCTCTTTTCCAAAATTTAAAGGATTTAAAATAACacctaaaatacaaaaatttcacAATTCTCTGTCATTTCATATCCGGCGTTTCTCACTTTTCTCTCCCGCGTTTCACACTTTTCTCTGCGAAGCTCACCTTCACTGTGCCTCTCTCTCTCCGGTGGTGCTTCTCTCTCCTCTCCGTCACAGTTCTTTCTCCTCGTCGCCGTTTCCATTACACACATTGCTCACCAGCTCAGGTATGTacatttttttgcttataaatgatAGAACTCAGTGCTTATTGATTTTAAGCTGTTAGAATTTGTTGATTTCAGCGTTTTTGGATTTTAAGTTATTAGAAATGACTTATTTCActgtttttcttatttaagCTATTAGAATTTATGAATTTCACTGTGTAAGCTGTTAGAAGTTGTTGATTTCAGGgttttttggattttaagtTGTTAGAATTGACTTATTTCACTGTTTTTCCGATTTAAGCTATTAGAATTGATGAATTTCACTGTGTAAGCTATTAGAAGTTGTTGATTTCAgagatttttggattttaagtTGTTAGAATTGACTTATTTCACTGTTATTCTGATTTAAGTCATCATAGATAATGTGAAAAACTGAATCAAACTTTGGCGAGGATGGTACAGATAAGTGATATTCTCGGTCAAAGTGGATTTGATTGGGATGCCCCAAAATGCATGATTAATGTCGAAGATGAAAATAAATGGAATGAATATGTAAGGTATTTCATACTTCAATTTCtctatcatattttaatttctctatATGTTATACTCCAGTTTTCAAATTATAGCTAGCTGAGATCTAGTGTCATATAAATCAGCAAGTTCTTTACTTCTCTACGTTGCTTCTATGTTATACATTAGTGTATAGCTTTATTTAGTTTTTGGGTTGGTAGTGATTACTGTTGAAATTTATACACAGTTTGTCGGAATTGTTGGACTTGAAACATAGTACATACACCGTTTTGAGTGTGTTTGGTTGTGCCTAATCTGAGAAGTTGTATCTAATTAGTTATGATCTAATTAAATTTATCTCATTGGTTCTAATTAGTTTTATCTCTGTTCTTGTATTCTTTtgttggaaggaaaaaaataaagaaagaatttACAATTTATATATGATGGAAGATATCAAAATTTGCTTCTGTTAAATCTTCTGAAAGTGATGTTAAAGGATAGCTATTGAAATCTTCTATTGAATTGTGAGTTTGAAGTTGTCCTTCCCATGAACTAGTTCCATAATCATCAGATTTCATAGCATTATTATTTTCCAACACAGTACTTCTCATTTGAGATGGATAAATAGTACTCATATTTGAGCTATTGCATGAATTGCTTTCTTTCCCTTGATCATTAATGAACAATGAGCTGAATTTTGAAGCTGAATTGTTGTATGAAAACTCTGTCACAAACACATTCGCGTGATCCGAATTTGTTAGACTCGGCATTGAAGTGAATCCATAGCTTGAATTAAGTCCGAATTGACTCTAATCACATGGTTTAAGGCTTGCGTGATAATTAGTCATAGGTAAGTTATAAGATTGGAAATCATAGCAGAACAAAGGGTCTAATGCTTGTTGTTTATTGGTGAAAATTTCTCTTGAAGCTTCTGTTAAACCATTATCATCATAGTAACTCGAATCGGTTATTAGAAATGCTGAACCATGTGATGTAACTGATGGTATTTGCATAGGTGGTGCTGTTGTTTCAGTGCTGTCTTACATTATCTTATAGTTTTAATATTAATGgtcattgttgttttcttttgttttgtagtCTCATGAAGAAGCCAAACGGTTCCGATTTAAGGTCATTCCAAATTGGGATGACATTGTAGCTATATGTGCTAAAGATAGAGCAAGTGGATTCAAGTAGAACATGCATTTGATGCGGATGATGTTATGAGCAAAGAAGCAAATGCAGATGGAAAAGTTTCTGATGTGTATATTGATTTATAGGAACCAAGCTCCGCAACAAAGAAAAAGGTACAATTCACTCGTGCTAATAAGGGTAAAGATAGATAGGGGATGATGAACTCTATGAGAGAAGTAGCCGAGTCATTGAAACATGATTTACTAGTCAGTACCTGTAATTTTTTACCCCTCTTTAGTCATGATGTTAGGCAAGTTGATGTTAGATTATAGCATAAAATATGTCCTGCTGTGTGCGGTGGAGGTTCTGCTGTCTGCagggttttttttttgcttgcctGTTGCCGGTTTGGTGTGTGTCTGGGTATTTTTTTGGTGCTGCTGTTGGTGTTTTCAGCAACTGCAGCATGGCTGATCAGTGCCTTTTTTTTCAGTAGTGGTTGCGGTTTTGCGGCTGTGCAAGTTTCTAGCCTTCTGGTGTGTCTAGGCAAGCTTGTAGTTTGTTAGTGGGAAGCTGTAGTTACTGCCTTTCTGTGCAGGTTTGGGTGTTTTGGTTTTTCTGTGctatctttgttgttgttgggttaTGCCTGTGCCGCTTTAGGCTTTGATTTTTGGGTAGAGGTTCCACATATATAAGGATTTTGGTGTTCCTACATTGTTAGGTGTTCCGCATATTTCCGGCACCTTTGTATGTTTTTCTTTGTGGTCGAAGCTTTTGTTATTCTTTCACTAGTTTGGCTTCATAAATTTCACTTGTTGTTGGTACCACTGGTACCTTatatttctaataaatttttgttttggcttttaaaaaaaaaactatatgaaTTTATCCAAGATTTTGCTGTGATTTTGTGCAGTTGATGATTGAAGGATGACGACTATAGGCAGACTTGTGACAATGGAGGGATGACATCTACAATTGGACTCAATTACTGTACATGTGTATACCACATTTGTTGTGGGGATTATTACATTTAGTAGTTAATTCTAATCTATACTTGTCTATTGAAATTGTCTACGATgagtagttaattttttttaaatgtcatttTCGCAGTGGCGAAGAATATTAGATACATGGATTATATGTGTACTTACAACTCttataatacaaatattagttttattaaaaaggttttttgtttcaatatttttctattcttACAGGTCAAGTTTTAGAGAATAATCCAAATTCATTTCCATTTCACGTGATTTTGCTAATAATTGATGTATAATATGCCAGATGTTTAATAGAAGGAATTATTAGGGAAGAAAATATagttattttgtttcaattattaaaaaaaaaatgaacgattgtaaaaaaaaaagtgaatgaaATCGAGTcaagaaatttaataaattatgatagaaaaaaatttaaattaattatttttttaggattttttttttccagttaattagtttaaaaatggaagtaattataagaaataaaatgtaGTCAAATAAAGGAATTCAATTACTTTGTCATCCAAacaatgaattttgaaaatgaaggaaTTCATTCACTTTACCCAAacaatgaattttgaaaatgaaaggaaTTCAATTGAAGCATTTGAATTccttaaaatttcaaattcccttgaattttcaaatgctctatccaaacacactcttagggAATGTGTTAATGAACTAAATATTGAAACATTATATTGGAAATGGTGTATTTcatttcttgaaattttttaaattatcttttTCATCACAAATacgtctattttttttttctttcacaagtGCCCTAAAGGAACATGTTAGCAAGACTCAAACTTTAATCATTGCTCTAATAGATTCTACCATCTAACTTTTTTAAGTCTTTATGGAAGTTGGAACTTTGAGAATTGTTGAAATATGGCTGGAAGCTTAATAGAAGTTCCTTTTTATTGGGCATGGtttgtgaatatatatatagaggacaTATACTATGAGAATGCCATTTTTAtatgagaatgatgagaatGAATAAGAGCCatcaaattaaaaaggaacggttGAGATTAAAACATTCCTAAAGTGAGTCATTTGTCATTGAtatcattatattatttttattgtgtcATTAGTATTCCTTTTTTGAACACTACTAaaatagaattttgattttattttttattttgtaacaaaaaaagttgaattttgaattcctCATGGATCAAGCTTCGTAGAACATTTGctcagaagaaagaaaaaaaaaaacgcttCTTAgaacatatctttttttttatttttaaagaaaaacttgGAACAATGAAATGAGTATCAAGCTTCTTCCTCGTGGATCTGGGACCAcgacaaaatataaaatatgggAACAAAAGACAacaatttagaagaaaaaattgaaatcaaaggataaatatgtatttttatggtGTGATAAGATCCAAATTCTGAAGGatagtgaagtattaatatgtTGAAATGGAAATTAGAAATTTTTCAATGGAGAGAGATGAAGATCATGGAGAGAGAGGCTGACTAGTAATAAATGAATAATAATGACACCCTTTTAAAAAGGAATACTAATgatacaataaaaataatataatgataTTAATGACACATGACTCACTTTAAGAAtgttttaatctcaaccattcCTTTTTAATTTGATGGCTCTTATTCattctcatcattctcataTAAAAATGACATTCTCATAGTATATGTCCTCATATACATGGGGTTTGCTAACTTAGAGCAAAAAAAACATGAAGGTCCTAGTTAGCGAAAGTGCACCTTTTCATTTGGACAAAAATATCCTTTATCTTTACTATTTAAACTAATAGCTTGAGGGTTACTTtagtaattttcattaaaacatatttGTTGACTTGCACCAATTTGCTAACTTAGacccacttttattttatttattacaaataGCTTTAGGGTTACTTTAGTAATTTTCTCATTAAAACATATTTGTTAACTTGCACGAATTTGCTAACTTAGAGTTAGACCCacttttattttagggttaataggctttCACCCCCCTGCCATATGGGGGTCTTTTGGTATACccccctgcaaaaaaaaaacttggagattcccCCTTGTAAAATGTAGATTCTTTGGTTTACCCCCCTAAGGTCACCTGACTGGATAAATTAGCTTAAGTGGCGTGCTGACTATGCATTTATCAACGACGTGGCGCGCTGagttggatttttattttttttccatttatttattttgtacctacatttttttattaattaacaattacttaaaaaaaattaaaaattaaaaacatcatatcttcatcttcttcctcattaTCTCCTTCTTCTATCAACCGTTTTCcagcttttttttcttcttactcTTACTCCACCTCCCTTCAATCTCTTTACTCCCTTGAGATCCAAATTGAAACAATAACACAACAATTATTATCCCAGctgccttttttttaataaatttgtaattatttttttataaaaaaaaaacacattggaatcaattaaaccctctaaatcAGTTTCCACAAATCAGATTTGAACATGTTGTGGCTTCACCCCTAATCACACCGCCACTCCTACGCCTACGGTGGCCGCCGGTTTCGTTTCACCATCTGCTTCGCATCTCCAACATGTTTCACGATCTATTTCACGTTTTTGggtttgatttgtttgttgttttggtgCTGGGAGTGTCTTGGTAGCGCAAGCAGTGGTGTTGTCTGTGTTTTAGGCGTGTTTATGTTAGTAGTGTGGGAGTCTTATTTTGTTCTGTATCAGTTCTGGATTTgtggaaggaaagaaagaaaaggtcactgtttgattattatttttggacttgtgttgaatttatgttgttagTGTTGATGGTGTGTTGAATCTTAGTTATGGATTTCTCTGAGCTGCTGagagtttgaaaaaaatttatattattcttgagagtttgaaaagagaagaagaggcTCGCtgggaagaagagaagaagaaaatgcttaGGGGTATTTTAGGTATTTCGCAtctttagtattattttttgtaaaaaaaatattttgtttccgacgtggaaataaaaaaaaacaaaactaaataaaataacacatcaGCGCGCCACATAAGCTAATTTATCCAATCAAATGGACTGGGGGGTGTAAACCAAAGAATCTACATTTTACAAGGgggaatctccaagttttttttttgcagggggGTATACCAAAAGACCCCTAAATGGCAggggggtaaaagcctattaaccctttattttataacaaatagCTTGAGGGATATTTACTAAACTATCCCTTACTTTAAATTGGTTTACACTAGTggatattgagtttttttttccaaatgaAAAGGTGCACGTTTGCTAACTTGGAccttcatgttttttgttggtctaagttagcaaacccctatatatacacacacacacacactggTGGTTGATGAATTTAACTTTATATCATAGTATTGTTTCTAATTGATTCTAAATACTCAACGAAAGGAAAGTAATTAGCCCGACTAAACAATTGAGGGGGCCATATGTTAATGGGTAGGTTGATGAACGGTCAACGCCCATTGCTAAATATTGCCGAGACTATAGTTATTAGCATCCTATTGTTGTGGGTCTAATAAATGAACAAGTTGTATTCCATCAGCCATTCTTAGAATCCTGGGTTGGGCCTTACTCAACCCTTACATAATTGGCTTGTATAGGTGAGGACCACCCACCACTTATACACACATGTTCATGCGATATCTCATTCAATATGAGATTCTTAACACACACCCTTATGCCCAAGACTGGGCATCTAAATCGTGGTCCGAGTGGTCTGATTCCGATAGCATGTGGCCCAACAAGTCATTGATAGGCCCTGATACAATCTTAGAATTTTGGGTTGGGACTAAACCAATCCTTGCAAAAATTGGCTTGTAGAGGTGAGGACTGTCCACCAAATTATAAACACCTTTACAGACCATATCTCATGTAATGTGTGactctttttttgttgaagaaaccAATGTGGGAGTTGGACTGCCATCTTACTATCCTTCTTTGGCTCCGCTTGtcttgttttatttctttcttttgaatttttagaTTGATCTTTTCCATATGTTATTATAATCCAAATGGTGTTTTCATGTTGAATATTGTGAtccatatttgttttcttttcctttcctatAGGACTTGTTTTACAGTCTCAATTTTTTAATCCAGGACAACAACATCCTAATCCTTTGCCTAGTCAGCATCAGCTATCTCAAACCATTCAAAATAATGCTGCACCTCAACCTAACCTTCCATCAGTATCGGCTCTACCCCAGATTCCGATCCAGAATATTAGCCAAAATTCTAACACTCAACAACCTGGGCAAGATTCTATGAGTAACACTATTGGCCAGAATTCCAATGTACAGAGTATGTTTCCTGATTCTCAGAGGCAAATGCCAAGTAGGCAGCAAGTTGTTCTCCAACAGCAACAGCAACAATCACTGAATCAACAACAGATTCTTCACCAACAGCAGCTTCTGAATTATAAGCTGCCTCAGATTGGGCAGAACCTTCTGCAACCAAATCAGCTGCAATCTTCTCAACAATCTGCTATGCAAACATCATTGGCTATGCAGCCTTTGATGATGCAATCATCTCTATCCAGACTTCTACAGAATCAGCAACAGATTCTTTACCAACAGCAGCTTATGAATTACAACCTGTCTCATATGCAGCAGCAGCAACACCAGCAACAGCAGAACATTCTGCAGGCAAATCAGCTGAAATCTTCTCAACAGTCTGTTATGCAAACATCATCGGCTATGCAGTCCAGTCTTCAACAGCAACAGATTCTTTACCAGCATCAGCTTCTAAAGCATAAGCTGTCCCAGATGCTGCAGCAGCAACACCAGCAGCAATTGATGATGACGacgatgatgataatgatgacgttgatgatgatggtggtgatgatgatgatgatttgagaGTGGAGAATTTTGggttcaaataataattttttttatgcattttaacATTTCTGGTCTTTTTCTTTAGAGTTCTTTCCTACTCTAATCGTTCTTACCTTATAATAAAGCAAACTTAGTTTTATGGCAAATGTGATATTTGTCATTTAATTATAGTTGTTATCTCTTCTAGTCAAGATATTATTGAaagatttataaataatattgtttgGCCCCTTTAATCAAGATATCGATATATTCTTATATCTATGTACCCTTCTctgtttgttatatttgtttccttttagTTTCTTATTAGTACGTGTCTTTTGTTAGTAACTGTGTGATCCAtatgtatattttattgttattctGATACctaacagtggtatcagagcactTGGTTTGTTATCACTAATCCGCTGCGATTATTGTTCACGGTTACTATTCTCACGTGTGGTTGTATACTTTTGTAATGATTGTTAACGTAGACTAGATTTGTTCAAATATACGATAATACATACAATATTGCTTACGTGTACTATTCACGGTGAAATAGTGTAATCCGGTTCAAAACATggcaataaaatttaatattgagAAGTTTAATGGGAGTAATTTCTCACTTTGGAAATTAAAGATAAGGGCGGTTCTAAGAAAAGACAATTGCCTAGATGCAATTGATGGCAGACCTGCAAATATCACTGATCAAAAGTGGAAAGAGATGGATGACAACGCTGTTACCAATTTGCACTTAGCAATGGCAAATTCGGTATTGTCAAGTATTCCAGAGAAAAAGTCTGCAAAGGAGATATGGGATGCTCTTATTAAATTGTACGAGGTCAAGTCACTTCACACAAGAATTTTCTTCTACACTAAATACCATATCAATAACAAATCACATAAATACCATGAATACACTATTTCCTCAACTCACAGCCTCAGATTTCACAATAGCTGAAAATGAACGTGCAGAACTTCTACTTCAGAGTTTACCTGATTCATATGATCAACTCATCATCAATATTACAATATACAATATTGCTGACTCTCTTCATTTTGATGATGTTGCTGGTGCAATTATTGAAGAAGAATCTAGACGCAAGAATAAGGAAGAAAGGTTAGAAAAGCAAGCAGAGACTTTAGTGATGGCGAGAGGCAGATCAACAGAGCGAGGATCTAGTGGGAGTCAAGATCGTGGTAGATCAAAATCTCAGAGAAGGAAGAATTTCAAATGCTACAGTTGTGGTATGAGAGGGCATTATAAGAGGGAGTGTTGGAACAACAAAAGGAATGGAGAGAAGACATCAGAAGCGTCAACCTCTCAAGGTTGTGTTGCAAGTACCTCAGATGATGGAGAAATCTTGTATAGCAGAGTAGCAATTAGTTCTAAAGGTGGAAATGCGCTCAATGATGGTTGGATAGTGGACTTAGGCGCCACATGACATATGACTCCACACAAGGATTGGTTTTGCACCTATGAACCTATCTCGGAATGATCTGTATTCATGGGCAATGATCACACTTTAGAAGTTGTTGGGATTGGTACTATCAAAATAAAGACACATGCTGGTACTATTCGCAAAATACAAGGGGTACGTCACATAAAGGACTTGAAGAAGAATTTATTGTCTATTGGGCAATTGGATGACCTCGGATGCAAGATCCACACTCAAGGTGGAAACTTAAAAGTAGTAAAGGGAAACCTCGTGGTGATGAAAGCAGAAAAGCTCACAAATAATCTATACATGCTTGTGGGGGATATATTGCAAGATGCTAATGCATTGACTGTTGTAGCAAGCCAAGAAGAAATGACAATGGTGTGGCATCACAAACTAGGCCATATGTCGGAACATGGTTTGAAAGCTCTTGCGGAACAAAATCTTCTACCTGGGCTCAAGACAATGAATTTGTCTTTCTGTGAGCACTGTGTGACAAGCAAGCAACATAGATTGAAGTTTTCTATAGTAACTACTAGAAGCAAATACATACTTGACTTAATACATTCTGATGTGTGGGAGTCGCCACAAATATCCATGGGAGGAGCAAAATATTTTGTGTCATTTATTGATGACCACTCTAGGAGATTATGGGTGTACCCAATCAAGAAGAAGTCAAATGTGTTTACAGTATTCAAGGAATTCAAAGCACACGTGGAACTTGAAACTAGTAAAAGAATAAAGTGCTTAAGAACAAACAATGGAGCAGAATATGTAGATGGTGACTTTCTGCAAACATGAAGGTATTACAAGACAATTCACAGTTCCACATACGCCTCAACAGAATGGTGTAGCAGAGCGGATGAATATAACTCTCCTATATAGAACAAGAGCCATGTTGAGAACAACAGGAGTGGCTAAGTCTTTCTGGGCAGAAGCTGTGAAAACTGCCTATTACGTGATCAATCGATCTCCATCAACCGCAATTGGTTTGAAAACACCAATGGAGATTTGGAACGGAAAGCCACCTGATTATTCTTCCTTATATGTGTTCGGATGTATTGTGTACGCAATGAACAACTCCCAAGAAAGAACAAAACTAGATCCAAAGTCTAGAAATTGTATATTCTTGGGTTATGCTGACAACGTGAAGGGGTATCGCTTGTGGGATCCCACTGCTCACAAGCTTGTTGTTAGCAGAGATATGTAGTCTTTGCAGAAAATGAACTGCAAAGTGAGCAGAAACATGACAACACTGCCAAAGAAACTACTGCAGTGGAGATAGAAATGAAGtttaaagaagatgattcttCTGAAGTAGAACCAGATGAACAAGCACCAAATGAGTTTAATAATACACACGTTCGGCGATCATCACGTCAGATTATAACACCATCCTGGCATTGAGACTATGTAATGACAACTCATGATGCATATTGTCTTTTTAACAGAAGAAGGGGAGCCATCAACCTTTTAGGAGGCTGAAAGAAGCTCATATGTTTCTCTGTGGATGGCAGCAATGCATAAAGAAATGGAAGCCTTACATAGAAACAAAAGTTGGGAACTTGTTCAACTTCCCAAGGGTCGGAAAGCCATCGGGAACAAATGGGTATACAAGATCAAACGAGATAGTAATGATCAAGTAGAACGATATCGTGCAAGATTGGTGGTTAAAGGGTATGCTCAGAAAGAATGTATTGATTTCAATGAAATATTCTCCCCAGTTGTTAGACTCACTACCATCAGAATAGTTTTGGCTATGTGTGCTGCGTTTGATTTATATCTTGAACAATTAGATGTAAAAACTGCTTTTCTTCACGGAGAGCTTgaagaagaaatatatatatatatgctccaACCAGAAGGTTTTGAAGAACAAGGAAAGGAAAACTTGGTTTGCAGGTTGACCAATTCTATGTACAGTCTAAAATAGGCGCCTAGATGTTGGTACAAGAGATTTGATTCTTTCATAGTTAGCCTTGGATACAACAGACTTAATTCAGACCATTGTACATACTACAATAGGTTTGGTAAtaatgattttatcattttgttgttgtttgtggaTGACATGTTGGTGGTAGGACCCAACAAAGATCAAGTCTAAGAATTAAAGGCACAATTGGCTAGGGAGTTCGATATGAAGGACTTGGGGCCAGCAAACAAGATTTTAGGGATGCAAATTCATCGAGATAGAAAAGATAGGAATATTTGGCTTTCTCAAAGAAATTATTTACGAAAAGTTTTGCGGCACTTCAACATGCAAGACTGTAAGCCAATATCTACCCCACTTCCTATCAATTATAAATTATCCTCCAGTATGAATCCTAGCAATGAAGCAGAGAGGATGGAAATGTCTCGAGTACCCTATGCATCAGTGGTGGGAAGCCTTATGTATGCCATGATATGTACAAGGCCAGACATTGCACAAGCAGTGGG harbors:
- the LOC11418696 gene encoding mediator of RNA polymerase II transcription subunit 15a isoform X2, whose protein sequence is MWGYKRFFRRALLESSDFLKNDCLKFNCTVGVVISATDCPPLKSIHVPKSDIVSHFGAPLENIEGSNVTIDVASDTTEPTIDTSDWRTQIQPDQRHRIVNKIMDTLRKYHPISGSEGLLELRKLAQRFEDKIYTDAASQSDYLRKISLKMVTMENKSQNTMANNLPSNEGGPRNNLPGQGQQHPNPLPSQHQLSQTIQNNAAPQPNLPSVSALPQIPIQNISQNSNTQQPGQDSMSNTIGQNSNVQSMFPDSQRQMPSRQQVVLQQQQQQSLNQQQILHQQQLLKPNQLQSSQQSAMQTSLAMQPLMMQSSLSRLLQNQQQILYQQQLMNYNLSHMQQQQHQQQQNILQANQLKSSQQSVMQTSSAMQSSLQQQQILYQHQLLKHKLSQMLQQQHQQQLMMTTMMIMMTLMMMVVMMMMI
- the LOC11418696 gene encoding mediator of RNA polymerase II transcription subunit 15a isoform X1 — encoded protein: MTTVTAQSPPPPPPPPSFSSLSTTNASHEFLIEGYSLTKGMGIGKHIASEVFTGGGYEWAIYFYPDGKNPQDKSEFVSVYVTLESEVTNVRALFELKLLDQSGKGKHKVHSHFVPPLQTVPYTLKQKGSMWGYKRFFRRALLESSDFLKNDCLKFNCTVGVVISATDCPPLKSIHVPKSDIVSHFGAPLENIEGSNVTIDVASDTTEPTIDTSDWRTQIQPDQRHRIVNKIMDTLRKYHPISGSEGLLELRKLAQRFEDKIYTDAASQSDYLRKISLKMVTMENKSQNTMANNLPSNEGGPRNNLPGQGQQHPNPLPSQHQLSQTIQNNAAPQPNLPSVSALPQIPIQNISQNSNTQQPGQDSMSNTIGQNSNVQSMFPDSQRQMPSRQQVVLQQQQQQSLNQQQILHQQQLLKPNQLQSSQQSAMQTSLAMQPLMMQSSLSRLLQNQQQILYQQQLMNYNLSHMQQQQHQQQQNILQANQLKSSQQSVMQTSSAMQSSLQQQQILYQHQLLKHKLSQMLQQQHQQQLMMTTMMIMMTLMMMVVMMMMI